One Oxalobacteraceae sp. CFBP 8761 genomic window, CAGTTCAATCTCTGTTTGTTGGCATTTCTGCCACCCTACATTGCTGCAGGGGTCGCTCACTCAAAATACTGACCGTTATCTCATTGCTGAGACAACGTATTTCTTTTTTGTGAACATTTGATAATTTAAGTAATCAAGAACCGAAGTTCTTGGCACCTTCATCAAACGCCCACACTTATCGACTGTTAATTTTTAAAGAACTTTATTCGGTGCTGCTTCTACCGTTTGCTACGAAGCGTTGTGTTCGTTAGCAGCAGAGAGGCGAGATTATGAAGTGTTTCTCATTTTTCGTCAACCCCTTCTTTCCTTCTTTTTCTTCGCTGTCGCTGCGTTTGAGGCGGCGTCTGCGTCGAGGAGCGAGACTATAACAAAGCCAGGATCGTCTTGCAATGCTTTCTCTTGTGATATCGTGGCCGCCGCCCATAGCGACCTTTTTATTACTCATGCATATTCCTGTTATTGCCCCGATCGCCCATGCGGCGCTGTCCCAATCCCTGGCCGCCGCAATCAATAACAAGACCAAGCCGCTAGGCAGCCTGGGCCGTCTGGAGGATCTCGCCACCCAGTTGGGCCTGATTCAGCAGACAACCCGGGTAACGATCGACCAGCCTGCCATCCTCGTCTTTGCGGCCGACCATGGCGTCGTCGCGGAAGGTATCTCTGCCTACCCACAAGACGTCACCTGGCAGATGGTCGAAAACTTCCTCGCCAACGGTGCGGCCATCAATGTGTTCGCGCGCCAGAATGGCTGCGCGCTGCGCGTGATCGACGCCGGCGTGAACCACGACTTCGGCGTGCGCGATGGTCTGCTCGACCGGAAAGTCGCCAATGGCACCAATAACTTCGCTGTCGAGCCGGCGATGTCGGCGCAGCACTGTACTACCGCCCTCGAACATGGCATGGCCCTGGCGCGCGACCTGCCCGGCAATGTCGTGGGCTTCGGCGAGATGGGTATCGGGAACACGACTTCTGCGGCAGCCCTGATGCACAAGCTGACCGGCCAGCCGGCGGCTGCCTGCGTCGGCGCCGGCACCGGCCTGACGACTGATGGCATCCGCCATAAAGAGCGCGTGGTTGCTGCCGCCGTCGCGCATCACACCAGCGTGCGTGAGCCTCTCGAGGTCCTGGCCACCTTCGGCGGCTTCGAAATCGCAATGATGGCCGGCGCCATGCTGCAGGCAGCCAGCCTGCGCAAGGTGCTGCTGATCGACGGCTTCATCGTCACCAGCGCGCTGCTGGTCGCCGCTCGGCTGCAACCGGCGATCGTCGACTACTGCGTGTTCGCGCACTGTTCGGGCGAGCATGGCCACGCCCTGCTGCTCGAGCAGCTCGGAGCACGGCCGCTGCTCGACCTGGGTCTGCGCCTGGGCGAAGGCACCGGCAGCGCCCTTGCCCTGCCCCTGCTGCACGCAGCCGCCAACTTCCTGGGCGAGATGGCGACCTTCGCATCGGCCCAGGTCTCGGCACAACTGGGCGAGCACGCGGGATGATTCATCAACTGCGCCTGTTCTTCATTGCGCTGCAGTTTTTCACGCGGCTGCCGATCCCGCGCTGGGTCGGCTTCGAGCCGGCATGGCTCAATCACGCGTCGCGCTACTTCCCGCTGGTGGGCGTCGTGGTGGGCGCCATCGGCGCGGCCGTCTACTTCATCGCCGCGCACTGGCTGCCAGCGCCAGTGGCCGCCGTGCTCTCCACCGCCGCGACCATTTACCTTACCGGCGCCTTCCACGAAGACGGTTTCGCCGACACCTGCGATGGTCTGGGCGGCGGCATGACAAAAGAACGCGCGCTCGAGATCATGAAGGATTCGCGCGTCGGTGCGTATGGTGCGATCGGCATCGTCTGCATGCTGGGCGCGAAGCTGGCCGCACTTGCCACGCTGCCACCCTTGACTGCCGTCGGCGCCCTGCTGCTGGCGCACCCGCTCTCGCGCCTGGCCGCCACGTCCCTGATCTGGCAGATGGACTACGCCCGCGCCGAAGGCAAGGCCAAGCCGCTGGCCGTGCGCATGAGCAGCACTGAATTCGGGATCGCGACGCTTACGGTGCTGGCGCCAGCGATCGTGCTTCTCGCCGTCGGCCTGCTTGACCTGGCCGCGATTGGCGCAGCGCTGTTTGCGGCCTTGCTGGCCACGCGCTGGCTGGCCCGCACATTCACACGCCGGCTGCAGGGCTACACGGGCGACTGCCTCGGCGCTGTGCAGCAGTTGGCCGAAGTGGCCATCTATATCGCGGTGCTGGCCACACTCGGCCGCGGCGCGCTGGCCTGATGCGCCTGTACCTCGTGCGCCACCCGAAACCGGACGTGCCGGCCGGGTACTGCTACGGCCGCACCGACCTGCCAGCACAGGCAGCCGACATCGAACGCGTGCTGGCGGCGCTGACCAATCAAGGCATTCCCAAAGCCTTGCCGGTCTACGCCAGTCCTTTGCAACGCAGCGCCGTGCTGGCGCAGCAGCTGTCAACCGCGCCCACGTTCGACGCGCGCCTGGCCGAGATGGACTTTGGCGCCTGGGAGCTGCGCCAGTGGGACGACATCGCCCGGGACGAGATCGATGCCTGGAACGCCGACCTGCTTCACTACCGCCCCGGCGGCGGCGAGAACGTCCTGCAGGTGGCCATGCGCATGGACGCGTTTCGGGCCGACATCCAGCGCGCAGGGCACGCCGAGGCAGTCGTCATCTGCCACGCCGGTACCATGCGCCTGCTGCACGCCATGTCCAGCGGCGGAACATTGGAGGATGCTGCGCTGCGTGCGGCATCGACACCACACCAGATCAGCTACGGCGAAGTCATGGTGCTGGAAATATGACAACGCCCGGTTCAACCACCTTATAATGAGCGCGTTTTGGTGCTCGCACCTGCGTTCGCAGGTGCAGTTAAACGGGAAACACGAAGCTCTTCACAGGGCCAACGCGTGCTGCCCCCGCAACGGTAAGCAAGTGCTGCAGCCTCTCATCGGGTCCTGCGGCAAACCGCCCCCTCATACCACTGTGCTTTAAAAGCATGGGAAGGTCGGACGGCCATACTTGTCAGCCCGGATACCGGCCAAAAGGTGGATACGCGCACAGCGCGATCCTTTGAATCCAGCCCACGGGGACGTCGGCGGGATGCCTTTGATAAGAACCACTCATGAATTTTCCAGTAAGCCGGCAAGCGGCCGCCGTGTCGCTCGCACTCGCCCTCATCTCGTCCACCGCCATCGCCGAAGTCGCTGACACCGTCGTCGTCACCGCGACCCGCACGCCGCAACTCGCAGCCGACCTGATCGCCGACACCACCGTCATCAACGCCGAAGAGATCGCGCGCTCGGGCGCCGGCTCGGTGGCCGACATCCTGCAGCGCCAGCGCGGCATCGAGATCGCCCGCAATGGCCCGGCCGGCACCACGACCAGCGTCTATGTGCGCGGCGCAAACGCCAATCAGATCGTTGTGCTGCTCGACGGCGTGCGCATCGGCTCGTCCACCACCGGCACCGCCAGCTGGAATGCCATCCCGCTGGGCGCCATTGACCGCATTGAAATCGTCTATGGGCCACTGAGCACGCTGTACGGCGCCGACGCCATCGGCGG contains:
- a CDS encoding histidine phosphatase family protein; this translates as MRLYLVRHPKPDVPAGYCYGRTDLPAQAADIERVLAALTNQGIPKALPVYASPLQRSAVLAQQLSTAPTFDARLAEMDFGAWELRQWDDIARDEIDAWNADLLHYRPGGGENVLQVAMRMDAFRADIQRAGHAEAVVICHAGTMRLLHAMSSGGTLEDAALRAASTPHQISYGEVMVLEI
- a CDS encoding adenosylcobinamide-GDP ribazoletransferase, whose translation is MIHQLRLFFIALQFFTRLPIPRWVGFEPAWLNHASRYFPLVGVVVGAIGAAVYFIAAHWLPAPVAAVLSTAATIYLTGAFHEDGFADTCDGLGGGMTKERALEIMKDSRVGAYGAIGIVCMLGAKLAALATLPPLTAVGALLLAHPLSRLAATSLIWQMDYARAEGKAKPLAVRMSSTEFGIATLTVLAPAIVLLAVGLLDLAAIGAALFAALLATRWLARTFTRRLQGYTGDCLGAVQQLAEVAIYIAVLATLGRGALA
- the cobT gene encoding nicotinate-nucleotide--dimethylbenzimidazole phosphoribosyltransferase, with amino-acid sequence MHIPVIAPIAHAALSQSLAAAINNKTKPLGSLGRLEDLATQLGLIQQTTRVTIDQPAILVFAADHGVVAEGISAYPQDVTWQMVENFLANGAAINVFARQNGCALRVIDAGVNHDFGVRDGLLDRKVANGTNNFAVEPAMSAQHCTTALEHGMALARDLPGNVVGFGEMGIGNTTSAAALMHKLTGQPAAACVGAGTGLTTDGIRHKERVVAAAVAHHTSVREPLEVLATFGGFEIAMMAGAMLQAASLRKVLLIDGFIVTSALLVAARLQPAIVDYCVFAHCSGEHGHALLLEQLGARPLLDLGLRLGEGTGSALALPLLHAAANFLGEMATFASAQVSAQLGEHAG